In Mus musculus strain C57BL/6J chromosome 9, GRCm38.p6 C57BL/6J, one genomic interval encodes:
- the Tmem225 gene encoding transmembrane protein 225 isoform 2 (isoform 2 is encoded by transcript variant 2) has translation MMHIPNRSIQAANIFFSSGAILLLIVGLIMEDWVELIPKVRKDKTTHSPWLGCCPPFWPEESLEVVRRIMRMTLNISIYLNLIIGLQFSYMISQNKCVHLLVGFLSFFAGIFCFIQSTNRCECMKFCIPHTESKSQEMIPSTIEVVSLPPRCAMPRSIVHVHSVTSKDGSLNRPHTQARRVTWAL, from the exons ATGATGCACATCCCAAACAGAAGTATCCAGGCTGCCAACATATTCTTCTCCTCTGGTGCCATACTTCTGTTGATAGTAGGACTCATCATGGAAGACTGGGTGGAACTGATTCCCAAAGTGAGAAAGGATAAAACTACTCACAGTCCATGGCTGGGATGCTGTCCTCCTTTTTGGCCCGAAG AGAGCCTGGAGGTGGTCAGGCGGATAATGAGGATGACTCTCAACATTTCCATCTATCTAAACTTGATCATAGGTTTGCAGTTCTCCTATATGATTTCTCAAAACAAGTGTGTGCATCTCCTTGTTGGCTTCCTGAGTTTCTTCGCAG GTATCTTCTGTTTCATACAGAGCACAAATAGATGCGAATGCATGAAATTCTGTATACCCCACACAGAAAGTAAAAGCCAAGAAATGATTCCGAGTACAATCGAAGTTGTTTCACTTCCGCCACGATGTGCAATGCCTCGAAGCATCGTCCATGTGCACTCTGTGACCTCAAAGGATGgctccttaaatagaccacacaCCCAAGCACGTCGGGTAACCTGGGCTCTGTGA
- the Tmem225 gene encoding transmembrane protein 225 isoform 1 (isoform 1 is encoded by transcript variant 1): MMHIPNRSIQAANIFFSSGAILLLIVGLIMEDWVELIPKVRKDKTTHSPWLGCCPPFWPEESLEVVRRIMRMTLNISIYLNLIIGLQFSYMISQNKCVHLLVGFLSFFAGCLLFYAIIVYHHKLNKGQYVYFVNYKTKWIAFTVYLTIALFLTCGIFCFIQSTNRCECMKFCIPHTESKSQEMIPSTIEVVSLPPRCAMPRSIVHVHSVTSKDGSLNRPHTQARRVTWAL; encoded by the exons ATGATGCACATCCCAAACAGAAGTATCCAGGCTGCCAACATATTCTTCTCCTCTGGTGCCATACTTCTGTTGATAGTAGGACTCATCATGGAAGACTGGGTGGAACTGATTCCCAAAGTGAGAAAGGATAAAACTACTCACAGTCCATGGCTGGGATGCTGTCCTCCTTTTTGGCCCGAAG AGAGCCTGGAGGTGGTCAGGCGGATAATGAGGATGACTCTCAACATTTCCATCTATCTAAACTTGATCATAGGTTTGCAGTTCTCCTATATGATTTCTCAAAACAAGTGTGTGCATCTCCTTGTTGGCTTCCTGAGTTTCTTCGCAG GTTGCCTTTTGTTCTATGCGATCATTGTGTATCACCACAAGCTAAATAAAGGTCAATATGTGTACTTCGTTAATTACAAGACCAAGTGGATAGCTTTCACTGTCTACTTAACAATCGCCCTCTTTCTTACCTGTG GTATCTTCTGTTTCATACAGAGCACAAATAGATGCGAATGCATGAAATTCTGTATACCCCACACAGAAAGTAAAAGCCAAGAAATGATTCCGAGTACAATCGAAGTTGTTTCACTTCCGCCACGATGTGCAATGCCTCGAAGCATCGTCCATGTGCACTCTGTGACCTCAAAGGATGgctccttaaatagaccacacaCCCAAGCACGTCGGGTAACCTGGGCTCTGTGA